The genomic window TTTCTAAAAAGTAATATTCATTCTCTAACTGCTTAGCTAACTCTTCTGCTATCGGATATTCATTAAATTCATCATTATCTTTTAATTCTTCTGTAGTTACCTTTTCAGAAATTTCTGAATCTTTTCTTAAGAGTATCAATTAAAATTGAGAAAGACGTTAAAGCACCATGCAGGTGAACGTTGTAACCGTGAATACAAACAATAATGTCTTTAATAGATGGATACTTAAGAAATTTGTTGAAAATTGTCTCTTGAGAATCTTTAATAATTGCCTTTGATGGCATAGTGGTTGGATCGGTTGTCGCTAAATAGTAAGACATATATTGTTTTGTATCAATCCAGTTATAACCACCTTTTTGTAACTTAGTACGATCTTCACGATTAAAATCATGTCCTAGATGTTCGCGATCACGGTTGGTTGCAAAGTACTTAACATACATATTTTCTGGATTACTGAAATTCCTAAAAATTGACTGTCATATGTTATTTTGATCAAGTTATGAAAGGAATTAGCTGCACTATCCTAACCTATATAGTTCCCATTCCATACTGATCTTTCAACAGTGCGATCACCACTTTTTGCCATCCCGTACTACTTAATTGGTTTTTACGATGTAAGGAGCGCGATCGCGCTGCCAGCTAACTATCCAGGTTTCTGAACGCGCCACAAACTCTGATTCCCTTCTTGATGCGCCCGAATCAAACGAAAGCCACAATAGTTCACCTCCGGCTTTCTCGCCAACGTCGAAGGCGCACGATTGATAATTTGTGCCAGTCTTTTTGTCGGAATCAACCAACCGTTATCTGCAATCCGTTGCAACGTCTCTAAATCCTCTAACGTATCTTCATTGCTGGCGCGAATCGCTTTCACCGTGCTACTAACCGTCGTTTCAATGACCTTTTCCAACACTTCCGGCGATTCAATCAATGAGTTTTGAGTTGCTAACTGATTACCATTCCGCTTCACTGTTGCTGTTGAATAATTGCCATTGCGTTCAGTTTCCTCCTCAGAGCGCAACGATTCCGTTTCTTCATCAATTTTATACTCTTGAATAAAGCCGGTAATATAGCCCCCCGCTTGGATATACTCGTGCAACTGGTCCAGCAACGCCAGTTCCTCTCCCGTGACATAAGACTGTCGCCCAAATTTTGTGGGAATAATGCCTAAACCTTTGAAGCGGTTATACAGCACACTGCGCGTGATGTTATAGCGCTCCATTAATGATTTGACGGGAAAGCGGTCTATTTCAGATTCCATTGCAACTCTCTACAATCTTGCATCATTTTCTCCTGCAATTCATTTATTTTCTCTTATTGCTTGCAAATTAGCAAGTGTCTTCTGCTTGTTTGCTACTCCAACCAGTACCAGAAACTTTCGGGAGAATAAGGGACTCGCGCTTGCAAGCGATGTTGCAATGTCTGCTGAGAAATGATTGCTGTCGGTTTGAGTTGGTCCCAACATTTACGAGTGAGTTGATAGAGTTTGCGGATATAGGTAAATCGCGCTTGCGCTTCTTCGGTAGAGAAGGGACTAATATCGGGATGATGGTGTTTAACCAGTTGTTTGTAGTTAGCTTCCAATTCCGTGAGCGTTTTCGGACTGCCCAACACTCGCATTGCCGGGGCTTCTTGTGTTCCATTGAGAGGAGGACCGGAAGGCAGAATGCGTCCAGTGAGGAGTAAGAGGGTAAACTTTTCCAAGCGCGCATAGCGTTCACTGGCTGATTCAGTTTCGGTTTCCGTTTCTGCTGTTGCTGGTTGGTAGTTATTGTCTGCGGGAAGATCTGCAACCGGTTGCAATCCTTCAGGTAACGATCGCGCAAAGTCTAATTCTTCTCTAGCTGCGAAATGAGCCAG from Cyanobacteria bacterium GSL.Bin1 includes these protein-coding regions:
- a CDS encoding alpha/beta hydrolase, which codes for MYVKYFATNRDREHLGHDFNREDRTKLQKGGYNWIDTKQYMSYYLATTDPTTMPSKAIIKDSQETIFNKFLKYPSIKDIIVCIHGYNVHLHGALTSFSILIDTLKKRFRNF